Within the Heliomicrobium undosum genome, the region TTAGAAAAGTTGATTATACAACCTGCTGTCGATGAGGTTCGTATCAATGGGGCACACCCTCGAATCGCGCCCATACTGCCATGCCCAGACATTTCCCCGACAGGGTGGCCTGTTGGGTGCAAAGGCAGGCGCATTCCTCGGTCCCGTTGTCGTGATCTCCGGCTGAGCGCTCCACAATACCGTCTCGCGCCTTACCCTGGCGTCTTTTTTTACGGCGCTGCAGAAGGCTTTGCTGAATTGGCCGCGGATGGGGTCATGATAGATGCCCGGTTTATATCCCGACATCCGAATCGTATCCACCCATGCCCGGATCCAGCCTTCGTCAATGCGAAAATAATGTTCGATATTGGCAAAGAGATAGGTTCCTCGGGAGATCCCCAATCGCAAAGCATACCGAACCGCCTCGCGGGCCACCGTTTTTCCGTTTCCGTACCCTACGGCAGACCGGAAAGCGTTATAGATGGGCAAGACTTTAATGTTTTGACGATGGAGGAATGCAATTTCAGCCCTTGTCAAACCGGAAGCGGCGCGCGGAACCGTAGACAGGTATCTCCCCCAAAAAAGCGGCTTCCCAAAACGGGTAAGTACACATTGAAGCAATCGGTTATCGACCGGCGAGGCCGAGTCCACTCCCCATACATAGGCCATCGGAACACCCCCGCATCAACATATGCGGAGACGAAACAAAGGTCGCGCCGCTGGCGTGAAAAAGGATAAGGCTGTTTTTCGTAGAAATATTAATATGTGATTCAATGCGCAAGTTCTTTGCGGCGAAGACGGTGTACCAAGACTCGCATGAAAGAAAAATGGTTGATGGGGGTGAAAGCGCGAACGAATTCGCTGCGGAAAAGAAATTGACGCAAGTGTAACGAAGGGAATGACAACATATGAACATTCGCACCAAGATTTATGGCGGTTTCGGCGTAATGATTGCACTTATGGCCATCATCGTAGGCGTTGTATTTGCGCAGTTATCCAAGATAGAAGCGGACACGCAGTATCTCATCGAATATCACATCCAGATGAAAGATGACAGCCAGAAGCTGGCTTTGAATGTGGCGCGGCAGGCGGCGGGAATTCGCGGGTATCTGGCTACGGGAAACCCCAAATTTAAAGATGAATATGCGAAGGCTGAGAAGGAAGCGAACGATGCCTTAACGTTCTTGAATCACACCATCGCCGACAACAAAGAGTCTTTGGCGGCGGTAAATGGGGCTGCGCAAAAGTTTGCGCCCCATCCCGGGAAGATGTTTGCGCTCTTTGACACGCAAGGACAAGCGCCTGCCGTCGCCTACATGGGCTCAATCGCTGCGCCGGACAATGCGGCGCTGATCGCGGAAGTGCAGAAGTTTAGCGAAATGAGAACCCAGTTGTTCCTGGAGGCGAGCGAACATATTGCAGAACAGGAGCATGCCTTGAAAAGATTGTTGATGATCATTCTGGCGATGGGGCTGCTGGTTGGAATGGCCGTCGCTACAGTGATCGCCCGGCCGATCCTTACGTCGATCAATGCAGGCATGGATGTGGCCAAAACGATGGCTGATGGGGACTTGACCCGGGAAGTGCCTGTTCGGTCCCAGGATGAACTGGGTCAACTGCTGACAAGCCTGCAAACAGCGACGCAGAATCTCCGCAAGTTGATTATTCATGTGGCAAGCACGGCTGAAACTGTTGCCGCCTCATCGCAAGAGCTCACCGCCAGCGCAGAGCAGTCGGCCCAGGCGACCAACCAGGTGGCGATGACCATCACCGGTGTGGCCCAAGGGGCGGAACGGCAGATGCACGCTGTGGAGACCACGGTGGACGTCATTGAGCAGATGTCGACAAGCATCCAGCAGGTTTCGGCGAATGCCAATCTCGTGACGACCATGGCGGAAAAGACAGCCGGCGCTGCCGCGCAGGGCGATAAAGCCGTCAACGCCGCAGTCAGCCAGATGAAGAGCATTGAGACGACAGTTTCAGGTTCTGCCCAAGTGGTAGCCCGACTGGGAGAACGCTCGAAGGAGATCGGCCTGATCGTGGACACCATCTCCGGCATCGCTGGGCAGACGAACCTGCTGGCGCTGAACGCGGCCATCGAAGCGGCCCGCGCCGGGGAGCAGGGGAGAGGCTTTGCCGTCGTCGCCGACGAAGTGCGCAAGTTGGCGGAGCAGTCCCAGGAGGCCGCCCAGCAGATCGCAAACCTGATCGGCGAAATCCAGACGGAGACCGACAAGGCCGTTGTTGCGATGCATGACGGCACACGGGAAGTCGCCCTGGGGGCCGATGTGGTCAATAAGGCCGGACAGGCATTCCAAGAGATTGTGTCCTTGATCGGTCAGGTTTCCGCCCAAATCAAGGAGATCTCTTCTTCCATCGAACAGTTGGCCCGGGGAAGCCAGCATATTGTCACATCAGTGCGGGACATCGACCGGATCGTCAAGGATACGGCGGGGCAAACACAGACGGTCTCGGCTGCGACAGAGGAGCAGTCTGCTTCTATGGAAGAGATCGCCGCGTCGAGCCACGCCCTAGCCAGGTTGGCCGAGGAACTGCAAGGGGCGCTGGGGAAGTTTAAGGTATAGCATCCTAGGACGATACCCTCAACTAAAATCGACTTAAAACCGCCTATGCCCGCAGGCTGTGCCGATCGGGAAAGGCGGTTTTTATTTTTCGTAAGGATGGGTACGCTCGGGAAACAATCTGCTTTACGTCCCCACAACGGGGCGAAAGCCATAAAGAATCAAAAACCAGCCGTTGCGGGCTGGTTTTTGGTATCAAATTCTATTACACGTTTATGAGGAAACGCTAACGTTTATCTTTAATCATGGTACTGATCCCAGTCATGAGCAGTATATAAAAGGGATACATAAGCAACATGCCGATGATGAAAAAGGCCGCGCCGTAATTATCCTCGTCGCCAGGATGGTGGTTCGGAAAAGTGAAGGAAAAGGTGAGCGTGAAGAGGAGCCAATAAGGAAACCACAGTACGCAGGAAAG harbors:
- a CDS encoding glycoside hydrolase domain-containing protein, coding for MAYVWGVDSASPVDNRLLQCVLTRFGKPLFWGRYLSTVPRAASGLTRAEIAFLHRQNIKVLPIYNAFRSAVGYGNGKTVAREAVRYALRLGISRGTYLFANIEHYFRIDEGWIRAWVDTIRMSGYKPGIYHDPIRGQFSKAFCSAVKKDARVRRETVLWSAQPEITTTGPRNAPAFAPNRPPCRGNVWAWQYGRDSRVCPIDTNLIDSRLYNQLF
- a CDS encoding methyl-accepting chemotaxis protein codes for the protein MNIRTKIYGGFGVMIALMAIIVGVVFAQLSKIEADTQYLIEYHIQMKDDSQKLALNVARQAAGIRGYLATGNPKFKDEYAKAEKEANDALTFLNHTIADNKESLAAVNGAAQKFAPHPGKMFALFDTQGQAPAVAYMGSIAAPDNAALIAEVQKFSEMRTQLFLEASEHIAEQEHALKRLLMIILAMGLLVGMAVATVIARPILTSINAGMDVAKTMADGDLTREVPVRSQDELGQLLTSLQTATQNLRKLIIHVASTAETVAASSQELTASAEQSAQATNQVAMTITGVAQGAERQMHAVETTVDVIEQMSTSIQQVSANANLVTTMAEKTAGAAAQGDKAVNAAVSQMKSIETTVSGSAQVVARLGERSKEIGLIVDTISGIAGQTNLLALNAAIEAARAGEQGRGFAVVADEVRKLAEQSQEAAQQIANLIGEIQTETDKAVVAMHDGTREVALGADVVNKAGQAFQEIVSLIGQVSAQIKEISSSIEQLARGSQHIVTSVRDIDRIVKDTAGQTQTVSAATEEQSASMEEIAASSHALARLAEELQGALGKFKV